cttgaagacgtttcacctctcatccgagaagcttcttcagttctaaggtcaaatggccgagagtcccagatttaaacccagtgggagtatccccccaaagagggacaaaggaccccctggtgatcctctaatcacatgagccaaggtgtgaaagcgggtgcgGGTCCTGGTATGTTGAACATCTGCGGTCCTATGAGATGTCAACTGCTGACACAAGCCTGTCAATCCACCTGCAGTCTGATCTCAATGATACAGTCCCTCTCTCGGCATACAAGATAGACGACTCGCTGCTGCTGACCCCCAAGCGGTTCATTCAAGTGAGACAGAAGTGAGTTCAGGTAATAATGAATGGTTCTTTTATTTATCAGTTATTGTGTTTGTATTCACACTCTGTATAATTGAGCAATTAATATATTCTATATCGTACCTTTTAACATCCTGATTTTGTCTTTTCATTAGTACAATGGCAGCTGCACCTCCCCAACAACCAATGCTTATTCGTGTTGTTGAGACAGACCGGGCTAGAAAATTAAAACTCAGCTCATGACCAGCCTCTGTTGATGCACTGATCAAGATTATAAAAGAACAGCTGGAAATCGAGCTTGACTTCAGTTTGCTTTGTGAAGATCCAGACTTTGACGGGAAACTTACTTCCCTTGCAGACATTGAGGAATTGCCAGAAAAAGCTGTTGTGCACATCTCACTTTCAGAAGACTCCAGCTCTGCTGCATCTACTGATCTACTTTCAGATGTGTCATCTCCAGAACGTCTCAGTAGGTGGCCTCAAGGTCCTTTTCCAGTTCCCACATTTGCATTTGATGTCGAACTGAAACTTCACCATTGAAATGCCGAATATGAGAGGAGCAACAGACACCTTAAGCTGACTAGAGACCTCAAGCACGACATTTTAGAAAAGCTTGCATCTACTATGTATAGTTTTAAGGCTTACCCAAGTGATAAAGAAATTGCAAAAGCTGCTGAGGAAGCAGGATCTGAGACTGGCTGGAATGGATGGAAAAATAGCATCAAGTTTAAGATGGGCAATTATAGGACCAAGATGAGACGGGCTGGATGTCAGGAGGTCACTGTTAATGCTGGAAAAAGAAGTAGAAGTAATCCTGATAATGAACCTTCACATTCCAACATTAAAAGACCCAAACGAGCAGAAGTCAACTTCCTACCAAACTTTCCCCAAGGAAAGGATCCTTCAAGCCTTGACCAGTTGAGGCAAGCAATTGTTGAAGAAGTCAAGAAGGCTGAGAAGAACCTGCCCCTCATTAGAAAGTTGATGGAGACCACATTTCCCCTGCGCAGACAAACCATAGTGATGTCCTGCCCACCAGTGAAGGAGCTCTTGGACCTCGGGCCTGCTCTAAAAATGGAGTCTGAGGTAATATGGATCAGctctctttaaaatgaaaattgtaATTCTTACTCATGTGGCAgctttttgctgctttataaagGTGTGCGAGATTCTTCAAATTGAACTGTATTGTCCTTCTGCTGTAGTTGTATGCAGAGTTTCAGCGGATTACAAATCAGAACCTGCCCAATACATTCTACTCTGAACTTGACCGCCATCTTCCTCGACTGATGACCTTATTCAGACAGAAGGCATCAAAAACTGGGAAGACAGCAGATGCCCTGGCTGAAATTCTAAGAATTCACGATGAACTGGTAATAATACATTGTTACACATTTCATAGGTTGAACCAGTGGAACATTGGACAGGTTCAGT
The sequence above is a segment of the Oreochromis aureus strain Israel breed Guangdong linkage group 3, ZZ_aureus, whole genome shotgun sequence genome. Coding sequences within it:
- the LOC120434373 gene encoding uncharacterized protein LOC120434373, with amino-acid sequence MYSFKAYPSDKEIAKAAEEAGSETGWNGWKNSIKFKMGNYRTKMRRAGCQEVTVNAGKRSRSNPDNEPSHSNIKRPKRAEVNFLPNFPQGKDPSSLDQLRQAIVEEVKKAEKNLPLIRKLMETTFPLRRQTIVMSCPPVKELLDLGPALKMESELYAEFQRITNQNLPNTFYSELDRHLPRLMTLFRQKASKTGKTADALAEILRIHDELM